A region of the Artemia franciscana chromosome 19, ASM3288406v1, whole genome shotgun sequence genome:
ctaaaattcagtatagaaaaagagtactacggaaaacaggggaacaggggaaagaggggagaaaagagaagaatacagggtaggggtagaaagcggtttgaaagatattttctggggtattcctatctggtgattatgaaattgagatataaaatgaaatacaaaaatcgattaacataaaacggggaaatgggggggggagggaggggaaaaaggaaaatatacagggtagggctagaaagcatgtggaaatgtgttttctagggttttcctatctgctgattataaaattgacatctaaaacaaaGTTCGAGAACAAATACAGGAGATCTATAGAGGTTAGGCTACCCCATAGGTtcggaaaaggcaaaaaaaaaattcgagaaagaaatacggaaaaatactgaaattacaTTATTCCGTATTCCTCGCCGTTATCGACAAGCGCGTGGGTTCGTCAACATAATCCTGTTCTAGTGAACAGCACGTTACTGCAACCGCAGCACGAATACAGAGAGATACTAAGGATCTACTGACGTTTCTTGAATTCCTTCTAGAGAACTCTCCTTTCACTAGTTCCACAGAGCTTAGAAGTATAGGTTCCGGGCTGATTGCCCATAAAGGCGTCAATGCAGAGGATGCTAAAGCTGTAGGTGAGCTGATCCTCCAGCGCATGGATGGCCAATCCGTCGAAAGTTTTTCATTCAGGAAGAAAGACAAAGTCGTTACACTGGCATCCGATGGGAACATTAGGATAGATGGCGAGATTTTGCATATCGATCCTGCACTGCTTTTTCAACGTCTTTCGACTGCTGCCCATACATCTGAAAATGACATGGCAGAAACTCTACGTTACGAACTGTGCAGTTATCCGCCCGCTTTGTTTGAGAATCCTGGCATAATGCGTCAGCCAGACAAACCTGCACTAGCGAAAGCAATATGGAAAGAAGCGAACACGGACTCGATTCACCACCTGCCAGTGTCAGATCGTGTCACTGTAGTTGACGGAGGTTGGCTGCTTCAGCAAGTACCTTGGAAGATTGGTGATACTTATGATTCAATCTGTGACAGCTATGTTAGTTTCGTTACTCGACGCTGTACCTCCCCTACTGTTGTCTTCGATGGATACAGCGCTGGTCCAACCACGAAAGACGCTACGCACAACCGACGGTGTAAGGGAAGCCAGCATCAAGTGATCGATTTCAGTTTAGGGATGAAGctccagaaaaagaaggaagagtttTTGAGCAACTCTCAGAACAAACAGCGAATTATAAGCTACATCGGGGAAAAACTCAGAGCCAAAGGATTTGAAGTCGTCCATGCGAAGGACGATGCTGACTATCTAATCGTGAAGACTGCCGTAACGAAAGcagaaaactctgaaacaatagttcttggcaacgacactgaccttctgattctactcttgtatcacctcccgcctaatgcaaaaacactttacttcgaatcgtcaacgaacgcaaaagaagcgataacacggttctggtgcctcaacgaagtggaaaaaaaaatgggagaagtatccaggctgcttctggtagggcacgcactcttgggatgtgacacgacctcacgagttttcggacttggaaagcaagctgtgctacctcttttgaagaagagcgaagtgttcagaaaaaaaatgcaaagtctttctggatgaatcatcgtccaaagatgaaattgtgaaagcgggtggatatcttctcctcagcttgtataaagcacgaccaaacgaagatgtcactaagctgcgacatcgaattttcttggaaaaagtttcttcgtctaatactacggcgtttgttaagcctgaaagacttccgccaaccgaagctgcagcttcattccactcccagcgagtgcgccaccaggtatcccgttggaaaggggagccagctgacctcgacccggctgactggggttgggtcctcagagaccataaatactcacctgtgatgacccatttgttgcccgcacctcagactcttttgagcgtcgtgagatgcaactgtaagataggctgcgagaactcgcgatgcagctgcaagaaaaatggattagcgtgtacgttcgcgtgcggagaatgtcagggtatcaactgtttgaacagggacaacgagattgtcgaagacgaggagctcGACTAAGCATCGGcgctgtttctgtttttgagaaaaacagaaacagaaaaaaacagttagaaaaaaaaacagaacagaaacagaaacaggtcaaacaaaaacaggtgacctgtttctgtaatctattctgtttttcgaaaaaacagaaaacagctgtttttaaaaaaaaaacagctgttttaacagctgtttttcctgttttttccttacttcttctatttctaataggaaagaaaacatcttcttgttaaatccttgtagtcacatacaaaagatgagcaacttcgtgtaattcaacacactagcgtatttttagggggggggggaaatttgtcataaaatgtgtccaatcgggtgataccaacgctatattcctttcaagcttaaatgtcatttataattgacaatttaccctagttgctcttagaccgttgctttagcggtaaaccattgctcaaagcatataccaacactatattcaccgcttaaagcacggatgctttcaagccgaggctacttagaccgctgcttgctaatatataccagacagacacagagtcatcccatctagcttatgtccaccgcttaagttagaggctatttaaaccgtcgctatagcggtaacccattgctctaagcaaataccaacgctctataacgctctatggttagaccattgctcaagtggtaataaccctccgctacacacataccaaggtgtctaggttcaccgcttaaagtacggatGCTTGTTGGACCGCTgttctagcggtaacccattgctctaagtaaataccaacgctatattcctcttttatatgggatttcattgagcccatgtttgccgcttaaagcacgaatccttaaagccgtcaatggttagaccgttgctcaagcggtaatagccatccgctacacatataccaacagtagagacattgtcatatggggttcccatctagcccatgtccactgtatagcgttcaagcttctctctctttctctatctctctctttcgctcagatttaccccgccgtgaattagcatgagaggttgactctagttgagcattgtggagtgacatgcatgagaggaaaattttcaagtagtcaacccgtagtcaacgggttgactctatttcggcattgtcaagggacatgcatgcacggagaggtgtagcataaatgggagacagtcacaacggcaatcaaaggggtaaaattaaccttgactgggttgcccacttaattggacaatctgtcttagcttttttctacaattagccatgactttgacttttcccacaactattccctttttgtttaaattcaaaaatcaacggtatcatggtatcatgcccgctagatgtgcgtttcggtacggtaggtacgggtaggtatcatgcgtttcggtatcatgcccgctagatagcgtggcatttgaaaaaaaaaaacagaaaaaaaaacagaaaacagataaaaaaaaacagaaacggaaaaaaacagatgaaaaaaaaacagaacagaaacagaaacaggtaaaacaaaaacaggtagcctgtttctattttctgttctgttttttgtaaaaacagaaacagaaacaggcagaaacaggcaagaaaaaacagaaacagaaacagaaaacagaaacagtgccgatgcataagctcgactagtgatatcaatgctgtgtttttcaagtcaactatactgccttcgaaagtgcaaattttacatataatagccattttatatataactgccaagcggttgttttctttatgtttagtaattcaaatggttgcaagaaatgtctgtgattcaagaaagtacaagtttgatacttaagcgatttattttgtccataggcctacttattagccattagcagctggctcaggagtcaggcctcccttccccttttccgttgtttcctccagttttgttcggttttcatggttctcgttttctttccttcattttaggggtcagtttcgtgatcagcagatagaaaaaccccagaaaacacatttccacatgctttctacccctaccctgtatatttcgcttttcccctccccccccccatttcctcgttttatgttaatcgatttttttatatcagtttatttctcaatttcgtaatcaccagataggaataccccagaaaatatctttcaaaccgctttctacccctaccctgtattcttctcttttctcccctctttcccctgttcccacgttttccgtagtactctttttctatactgaattttagatgtcaatttcccctgtttttcgggtactcgccccactcggatttatggggacttttagtatgttgtacagaatttttttctgatcattttggtaccattttcgtttatattgcaattttgtccgggtcaaaccctaaaagtcctggactacaGGACAAGCTATCCCCAAACAACTACCAGAAAAGGTAACAAAAGAGTAATTAGTGAATGACTTTAAACAACAAACCTGAAGATAAAACTGGAAGATAGAAATTTGGATACTTGTTAATAATAAGGAACACACTGAAGAAATACGCTTAGGTAAGATCTCAGAAAACCTGTTTTACAGCTACTAAAACGAGCGACGGGTGatacaatgcattggacttCGACAGAATGCATTAAACTTgtataatttgagctatatatttgcacattaggcggAGGATTAGGTTAAGGACGCTGTCCCAATACTCTACCCTACGCCACCCCcaccctaatatgcaaatatatagcccaaattacattaatataaaaactaaaggTTAGGCCTATATGAAGGTTATATTTCAAAAGGATTAACGTAACTTCACATCTTGGGTGCCTTCCGTGTTATTAACAAGTACCGAAATTTGGACTTCATGGGTGTGGATAAAAGGGACGCTTTGAATAAATTAGGATCGATGACGAGCATGCGCAGTTGtgcctcaagcggcttggtgctgccaAGACGAGTAAGTCGTGGTAATCAAAGTTAAAGGCTTCTTAATACAGCTACCTTTATAAAAAGTGAAGGATTCTTTCGATATCTACTTATTTGGAAGTGCTTTTAATCCTcaaatttatagtaattttcttaaatttcattCCACCCTATTGACAATGGTtgattttcagaaattgatgtgTTCTTTCTTAGCAATAAAATGACGAGAGGCTACCGCTTCTTTTCGAATTAAACTATTGCAAACGAGATTTAATCTGTTCTCTTCCACGTTCCTGTTCATGCTATATCCccataaaagtaatttttcactAATTCTatgattctttttgttttaagatatGAATCTAAAAGCGTCCTATTTTTTAGCTAAACTAGACATTTAGGCTGAAAAATAATGGCCTTAACAAGACTAGACTTTACTCGATGACCTCTACCAGAAAAAACTCCTTTGAATTTAACAAATATAGTTTGGACTAGGTCCGGCCGGGCTAGCCTAGCTTGGGCTCGACAATTCTTGCTGATGGACTGGGAAAATTTGATCGCatttaagaaatgtttttccttaatattttttagtctAAGAAAAGTAGTGAATTCTTTGAGAGCCACAAGTCAGCCATATACTGGAGCCACTGCACCAACTAGAAGTGAAACATCAAAACAAGCCGCCATGCCCCCTCAAGACCCAGAAGTCTCACAGAGGTTTTCTCAATATCCGCCGAATTATCCAATGAATGGAATGCCGATGGATGGAAAACCGAGCTACCAAGAAAATCCAGGATTTGTTGGGGACAACCGATTTAATGGCTCAAGTGTAGTTAACAAGCCTAGCATTGATCCAAGgtaactgttttattttttttatttttcatagaacTGTTTAAAATGAAGAGGACATGTTTCTCATTACGACTGGTCTTTTTGTAGTTAGacctagcatttttttttcttctttgatacGATATCCTGATTCTGAATGAAAAACACTTAAACATGGAGTGAACTGACTGAAAACAGTGGGGAAGAAACTGAGCAAAACCAAGCCATTACTGAACCATTCTAAGCAAGTAGCAAATGCTCGctgtcaacgaaaaaaaaaagcaaaagatacAACAACGGCGGATCTAGAgtaaaataggggggggggggaatgtgaGAAGGATTCCAATAATTGATAGGTTTACAgggaaacaaaaaaatcttggagCGGGACTGGGGTTCCCCAAATCCGTCTTGGATCCACCCCcgagataaaaattaaaacggcgtagtttatataattcatccttgaaaattttccttgaCTCCTTGAGAGCCACATGGCTTATAACCTGCCCATGTAATGAGTACCTAATACGAATCATTTCTCAGTACCTACATGAGATTTTCACATAATGTCAGCTAGTAGGTTCTTAATCTTTACGAGAGTGTTAACAACTCTTACCATCCAACAACCTCCACAGATAGTTGTATAAGTTTGTCAAGATAACTTCTCTATgctttgcttgtttttcttaCTTATATTTTTCGTTGGTATCGAAAAGCGACCACTGATCAATGATCATGCTCGAAATTACCGCGTTGTTgtttatgtatgtatgtgtttatttatttctaatccatcatacaaaataatgaagcGATGgagtactttgaaaaaaaaagaaaaaagaaagaaacaacaaatcgtaattacattctaaaatataaacaaaaataattccacgtcataaaacaacattttgccattCATGGCCGGTTTGCTTATTGCATATGTGTATAATTGATCGAATTCTTTCACTgtttacaattttgttttctttttattctttccttTGTTATTAACGAAATTCAAATTGTTGATCTGTTGTTAAAACAGGctataagaatattttttgtaaaagttaacctaaaactcattttttttaaaattaaattcggtttcaatttataattatacTTCAGTTTCATCCCCAGACCCTGGTTCACCCCCTGATCCCAATTGGCCCCCgcttaaatttagtttcttcaaaaatcttgtcaataGTAAGTTAAGCCTGTAGAgctcaagcatccacagaaacagctcaattttctttagtatatctttacctttaaggcttgtttttcagttttctctgtcattttcacttgatttgggcaAAGTGGCTCTAGCTTCCCCCACCCCTCCCTaagattttgtcaaaataacGCTACTGCATATATATTACAAGTATGATTTAAGGCAAAAATCTAGCTGTCTATTCAAAAGTGGCGACGTGATCACAATATTAAAAGGGTGCAGACCTGAAAGTAAAGCTGGGAACCTATCCAAAACTTTTCACTGCCTgcctttttaccttttatcaTAATTTGTTAGAAAAATTTGTCCAGGAATAACTTcgtatttattcttttcttaagtttttatctcactagtttttctaaatcaaaacaaatcatAAGGCGACTTTTACAGAAGGTTGAGCAACAGTTTTTGAACTTCTTAATATTTCATCGTTAGGATAGATACTATATGcattaaaattagtttaaaagcATAAGTACTGTTTGACTGCCAGGACTAAAAGCTAAAGCTGAACAAATTGAAACTAAGAACTGAATACTGGCAATCAGTCTacaaacaccacaaaaaaaaaaaaaaaaaaaaaaaaaaaaaaaaaaaaaaaaaaaaaaaaaaaaaaaaaaaaatccaggtaCTGACCATATGATGCAGCTAAAATAATGCCTCATACAAGGCGTCCCAAAAAAATGTATACACTTTTTACCAGCTGATAACTCAATAATCCCCCCCCTCacgcaaaaaaaagaataaaatgtatgaatattttGCAGCTGGTAAATCAAACGTTTCTCAGAAAATCAGTTCTCAAACTGTTGTCCGTTATACTCCAGACGCTGCTGACAAAGCGAAGCAATGGTACCTTTATGGCATCGTCCATAACACCGTCCACGATAAATTGGGCCATATTTCCCGAACCTTGTGCATTAGTTATTCAAAAATGGGCTGTTCTTTCATGGTAATGAATTGCGGTccttgttaaaattaaaaaactctaagaaacagaaattttaaaacattatagGTATCGAAAGATCTAATTTTCACGCTGatccaaaataattaaaacttgttGTCTTTGACGCTGCCTACCTAAACTTGCTAGTAGTGACGCCATAGGCActtaaaatgagccatatacactactcttttcttcctttcatAATTAAAGGTGACTGAAGAAGATTTACGGCGACCCCCCTACGGCAAAAcacaggtgcatgttacgtaatagggaatttTTATAAGCGAAGCACGTgctaattacttaaaaatctaGAGATGctgggaaaaaccttcagggaccCTGTTATAACCTAATTATAACACGCTGTCAGATGTACAATTAGTTTCCTTTGTGTGACTAACATAATGCACACCATTCGATAATTTAGCGAAAAGGGGTCTTTTATCATTTAAGCTAAATATTTCCTTTGTGAGGTATAACGAAGGCTCAAACGATTCGGCTTTGAGGTTTTAACCAGTAAAAAAGATAGTTAAAAAGTGTTATATTTAAGATAGATGCAGGGGGTGGAGCTAGTTATGATCtctattttcatattaaaaatgTGACTAGGTCTGATTTAGGGGACGCAgtagggaaaaaaattatttgaaatttgaaggGAAAGCTTTTGAACAGTATGATAGAATACAGTTCTAATCCACGGCAAGAGTTACGATTTAATCTAGTTGGTGTCAGATTTAACTACAGGTCGTAATAGACTTGAATAATTTGATAGTCAtttgtataaactttaaaaatcatccaattttccaaaaaaccATATTGGCAATAAACACGTTCTATAACAATTAAgggaatatggaaaaatataaaaagatgtttttaaatCGTTTTTGGAAAGCAAGTCAGGTGGGGGTGATAATTTAAAGGGCACCAAACTATTACCTATTAGTATGCAAAATTGTAGCAGCCTTTCACACCGGGATTACGTTCAAAATTGCTCAGGTTTTACATAGTGCTTATGGAAACATTAGTGAAGCAGGAAGTTTAAGTTCTCCCACCACACTTGCCAAAGTCACCAGAGTTGAAAAGAAGTTGGGGACAGATTATTTACGGAATGAGCCCAGCTACACTCTTCATCGAAATCATAAGGTTAGGGCTAATctttatcaaaaaaattaagcttttatCCATTGCATATATTACAAGCCGATCTTTTGACTCTAGACGAGATTCAAAGACGTCATAATAAACCGTACAAGTATATTTTACATCCAATCAGTGTTTTTTGTCGCTATGCATATGCTATTCCATTGCGCTCAAAGAGAAGCGATGAAGTTGTTAGAGCCCTTGAATGTATCTTTGAACAAGATTCTTacagaaaaattcaaacagatcgaggtagtgaatttgttaattcaaatgaaaataatgtttaattgaaatttaataCAATACTCTACCATATTCATAGTCTAATAAAGGCAACATTGGCTGCAGGTTTGATAAGAAACATATGAATTTTAATCTCGAGAAattgtatattgaaaaatactgctgcttttatccaagatttagataaaatcctgttgatttccaatcaattcTCATCGATCCCTGATCAATCATAGTCCTCTTAAAGTTTTTCACTTGACATTTTCTTAGACAATATCCCAATGAAAAGGTtgtgaagaagaaaagatttaatGTTGATGATTCTCTTTGAATCAATCAAACAAGTAATAGTTTTCAAAAGGGAAATTACTTGTGGTCCGCTGAACTTTTTAAAGTGTCTGAacctttaaactttaaaagtctTAGACACTAAACCTGTAGCGTATCGTCTACGTGATATGAACAATGGAGTCATTCTTGGTGTTTCAAACAATtatgaattgaaaattttttaaaacaacggAATTGTTTTATCTTGATTGATTTTTGGATTACCACTGAAAACATTAACAGTACCTACTGATTTCTATGTGACATTCATGTACAATGTCTCCGACCCACTCACTCTATGACGATTTGATGAAACTAGCAATTTTTGGACAAAAATATCCCCTGCCATCAAATTCGAGAGTAGGTATGATTGTTCTTATTGATGGTATTCTTAAAACTACATATGATATCCTGAAAAATGATCGTACATATGATATAAAATTTTGACCCTTTGGCTTCTCTGACGAGGATTTTGAGGCAAATTTTATCTCTGATTTTATCTATGATTGCCAGCATACCCGTCGAAAAATAGAACAGTATGCATTAGCTGTGTCGagttatcaataaaaaaactgtGAGTTTAAAAAATGGTGGCCTCACATCCAACTACTCAACAGAACAGAAAAAAGTTTACAATACAAACCCACATGGGAATGAAAGTAATTTTCCTCAATGAGGATTTATGCGAGGTTGTCGGTTTCAAGAATCGTGTTATTAAAGCAAAAAGTATCAGTGGCAAGGATATCATTATCTATGCACATCAAGCACCCTGTTTCTCATCTGACAATCTGATCTTTACATATCCTTTGTCGAAACATTGAGAGTCAGTAATACCTATGTTCTCCTTCTAAGTATTCCTGACAGAAAACCACTAATGATCACATTCATCACTGCAATATAAAGCACCTTCAATATATTCCAGTCAACACACCGTTTTTGGA
Encoded here:
- the LOC136039375 gene encoding uncharacterized protein LOC136039375 — protein: MNDTEPLLELQEQIYVISGVLGGVSLILLVLVIVLFSKISSLRKVVNSLRATSQPYTGATAPTRSETSKQAAMPPQDPEVSQRFSQYPPNYPMNGMPMDGKPSYQENPGFVGDNRFNGSSVVNKPSIDPRYLQYRSTSNVANPQNYPRSNASVTYSKY